In the genome of Gordonia rubripertincta, one region contains:
- a CDS encoding thiazole synthase, translating into MAESGVIDGAHVAEADPLRIAGREFSSRLITGTGGATNLASLERALIASGTELTTVAVRRVDAASGTGVFDLLRRLDIAVLPNTAGCHTTAEAVLTAQLAREAFETNWVKLEVVADERTLMPDAVELVDAAAALVADGFVVLAYTNDDPVLAARLADLGVAAVMPLGSPIGTGLGILNPHNIEMIVDHCSTAFDDPLPVILDAGIGTASDAARALELGCDGVLLATAVTRAENPERMASAMRYAVIAGRLAARAGRIPKRFWAQASSPTPDRA; encoded by the coding sequence GTGGCTGAGTCCGGCGTCATCGACGGCGCACACGTTGCCGAGGCCGACCCGCTCCGGATCGCCGGCCGCGAGTTCTCCTCCCGCCTCATCACCGGAACCGGTGGCGCGACGAATCTCGCGTCCCTCGAGCGTGCGCTCATCGCCTCGGGCACCGAACTCACGACCGTGGCCGTGCGTCGCGTCGACGCCGCGTCGGGCACGGGTGTCTTCGACCTGCTGCGCCGCCTCGACATCGCGGTCCTCCCCAACACCGCCGGATGCCACACCACCGCCGAGGCGGTGCTCACCGCACAGCTGGCCCGCGAGGCGTTCGAGACGAACTGGGTCAAGCTCGAGGTGGTGGCCGACGAACGCACTCTGATGCCGGATGCCGTCGAACTCGTCGACGCCGCCGCCGCATTGGTGGCCGACGGATTCGTGGTGCTCGCCTACACCAACGACGACCCGGTCCTCGCCGCGCGACTCGCCGACCTCGGTGTCGCCGCGGTGATGCCGCTCGGCTCGCCGATCGGGACCGGACTCGGAATCCTCAACCCGCACAACATCGAGATGATCGTCGACCACTGCTCCACGGCCTTCGACGATCCGCTCCCGGTGATCCTCGACGCGGGTATCGGTACCGCCAGCGACGCGGCGCGCGCTCTGGAACTCGGTTGCGACGGAGTGCTTCTCGCGACCGCGGTCACGCGCGCGGAGAATCCCGAGCGAATGGCGTCGGCGATGCGGTACGCGGTGATCGCCGGACGACTCGCCGCGCGGGCGGGTCGAATCCCCAAGCGGTTCTGGGCGCAGGCGTCGTCGCCGACGCCGGATCGCGCCTGA
- a CDS encoding ABC transporter permease, with product MIGQALAAVDAERIKLSSTRAPYWCLAMVVVFGLGVAVLLGWLLSGGYADTASVDTRTIDYLVGVNQFGVAVFAIMAVLGVTTEYRFGTIRPTFAAVPRRPLVILAKTVVFGGLTFVAAAIVGLLGVVLGQALTGNGIALGGPNTVRQLWGTPVFAMLCALIGLSVGALVRHSAGAVAIVLGWMFAFERILSVLPRIGENITPFLPFLNGWNFLSGGDSTFHWNAYGSLAYFAVFTVILLAIAIFVTSARDA from the coding sequence ATGATCGGCCAGGCTCTCGCGGCGGTCGACGCCGAACGGATCAAGCTGTCCAGCACCCGGGCCCCGTACTGGTGCCTCGCGATGGTCGTCGTGTTCGGTCTCGGTGTCGCGGTACTCCTCGGCTGGCTGTTGTCCGGCGGGTACGCCGACACTGCGTCGGTCGACACCCGGACGATCGACTACCTGGTCGGGGTCAACCAGTTCGGGGTCGCGGTCTTCGCGATCATGGCCGTTCTCGGCGTCACCACCGAGTATCGGTTCGGCACCATCCGGCCGACTTTCGCCGCGGTTCCCCGGCGGCCGCTCGTGATCCTCGCGAAGACCGTCGTGTTCGGCGGGCTCACCTTCGTGGCGGCCGCGATCGTGGGCCTGCTCGGGGTCGTCTTGGGGCAGGCGCTCACCGGTAACGGCATCGCGCTCGGTGGCCCGAACACGGTACGGCAACTGTGGGGTACTCCGGTTTTCGCGATGCTGTGCGCCCTGATCGGGTTGTCGGTGGGTGCTCTCGTTCGACATTCCGCCGGAGCGGTGGCGATCGTGCTGGGATGGATGTTCGCGTTCGAACGCATCCTCTCGGTGCTCCCGCGTATCGGGGAGAACATCACGCCGTTCCTGCCGTTCCTCAACGGGTGGAACTTCTTGTCCGGCGGTGACAGCACTTTTCACTGGAACGCGTACGGCTCGTTGGCGTACTTCGCGGTGTTCACCGTAATCCTCTTGGCCATCGCCATTTTCGTCACCAGTGCCCGGGATGCGTAG
- a CDS encoding serine/threonine-protein kinase: MPMDYAGEPSQADPHGPEGQDAPASDTPEEVGTQRVSLADLMGDDETDTDRHTTDAGTAGSKNPAQSSTDDHTTDVRSPDDGTTDQVAEVGTQKANLDALMAGADDTTAATAADDTTRPRAAADDPDVGTQAAAPAFTVGIAPPDRFDGRTDRVVRTRATPEPDSGPLGRRLVPRRRPPVHERRLGSGLVEMPKITDIEPEDAVIDDPVIAESKRFCWRCGKPVGRLEGEGEGPPTGDCANCGARYSFVPGLAQGTLVADQYEIAGAIAHGGLGWIYLAIDRNVSDRPVVLKGLLNSSDSEAQRVAVAERQFLASVNHPGIVKIYNFVEHISDDGERFGYIVMEYIGGQTLKQITSGDPEKSLLSVEQGLAYILEVLLAVGYLHSVGLVYNDVKPENIMVGSDEVKLIDLGAVSPINGYGHLYGTPGFQAPEIVRTGPQVATDIYSVGRTLAVLTVPMEMRNGRYVDGLPAPDETGVFRDNPSFYLLLQRATAPDPADRFASAEEMSTQVLNVLRETVAVHTGVPRPSLSTVFTPQRSTFGTDLMLAPVDGFFDPDQAAFYDPVDIATALPLPLVNPLDPAASLLTSAALSDPRQTLDSINTARAEGFASLFGGRPVKNAHPSLEIDLAEARAHLQLDDVDTALALLRDVREHHGDSWRVEWYMGICALMNDEPELAYERFDEVLGAMPGEVAPKLAVAGTAELIGRWLADENGSGKSADKIARLYDVAQHHYHDLWLTDHSIVTAAFGLARLAVAAGDYDAAIRPLDEVPATSRHFNTARATAIIALVHGRPTSQVTRNQIVEAARRLEQIPDTEPRKSRMLLIVLGTALGWIHDNPQEEDSDKEPSTLLGFPFTEYGIRTGTERSLRQLARQTRNNREHRFMLVDLANYVRPNTLF; encoded by the coding sequence ATGCCCATGGACTACGCCGGCGAACCATCTCAGGCAGACCCTCACGGCCCCGAGGGTCAGGACGCACCCGCCTCCGACACCCCGGAGGAGGTCGGTACCCAGCGCGTCTCGCTCGCCGATCTGATGGGCGACGACGAGACCGACACCGACCGGCACACCACCGACGCCGGGACCGCCGGCTCGAAGAACCCGGCCCAGAGCTCGACCGACGACCACACGACCGATGTCCGTTCCCCCGACGACGGCACCACCGACCAGGTCGCCGAGGTCGGCACGCAGAAGGCAAATCTCGACGCCCTGATGGCCGGAGCCGACGACACGACGGCCGCCACCGCCGCCGACGACACCACCAGACCCCGCGCGGCGGCCGACGACCCCGATGTCGGAACACAGGCGGCCGCACCCGCATTCACCGTCGGTATCGCGCCGCCGGACCGCTTCGACGGCCGGACCGACCGGGTCGTCCGTACCCGCGCGACACCGGAACCCGATTCCGGCCCGCTCGGCCGACGGCTCGTTCCACGGCGCCGCCCGCCCGTCCACGAGCGTCGCCTAGGCAGCGGTCTGGTCGAGATGCCGAAGATCACCGACATCGAACCCGAGGACGCGGTCATCGACGATCCGGTGATCGCCGAGAGCAAGCGATTCTGCTGGCGCTGCGGCAAACCCGTCGGGCGACTCGAGGGCGAAGGCGAGGGCCCGCCCACCGGCGACTGCGCGAACTGCGGTGCGCGGTACTCGTTCGTCCCGGGCCTGGCCCAGGGGACGCTGGTCGCGGACCAGTACGAGATCGCCGGTGCCATCGCCCACGGCGGACTCGGATGGATCTACCTGGCCATCGACCGCAACGTCAGCGACCGCCCCGTCGTTCTCAAAGGTCTTCTGAACTCCTCGGATTCGGAGGCCCAACGCGTCGCGGTGGCCGAGCGGCAGTTCCTGGCGTCGGTGAACCATCCCGGCATCGTCAAGATCTACAACTTCGTCGAGCACATCAGCGACGACGGTGAGCGCTTCGGCTACATCGTCATGGAGTACATCGGCGGTCAGACGCTCAAACAGATCACCTCGGGTGACCCGGAGAAATCTCTGCTGTCCGTCGAACAGGGTCTCGCCTACATCCTCGAGGTGCTGCTGGCCGTCGGCTATCTCCACTCGGTGGGCCTGGTCTACAACGACGTCAAACCCGAGAACATCATGGTCGGCAGCGACGAGGTCAAGCTGATCGACCTCGGCGCGGTCTCACCGATCAACGGTTACGGACACCTCTACGGCACACCGGGTTTCCAGGCCCCGGAGATCGTCAGGACCGGTCCACAGGTCGCCACCGACATCTACAGCGTCGGACGCACCCTCGCGGTGCTGACCGTGCCGATGGAGATGCGCAACGGACGCTACGTCGACGGTCTCCCCGCCCCCGACGAAACCGGCGTCTTCCGCGACAACCCGTCGTTCTACCTTCTGCTGCAACGTGCCACGGCCCCCGACCCGGCCGACCGGTTCGCCTCCGCGGAGGAGATGAGCACCCAGGTGCTCAACGTGCTGCGCGAGACGGTCGCCGTCCACACCGGCGTCCCCCGGCCCTCGCTGTCCACCGTCTTCACCCCGCAGCGCTCGACGTTCGGCACCGACCTGATGCTCGCCCCGGTCGACGGCTTCTTCGACCCCGATCAGGCCGCGTTCTACGATCCGGTCGACATCGCCACCGCACTCCCGCTGCCCCTGGTGAATCCACTGGACCCGGCCGCGAGCCTGCTGACATCGGCGGCCCTCTCGGACCCGCGGCAGACCCTCGACTCGATCAACACCGCACGCGCCGAGGGGTTCGCGTCGCTGTTCGGCGGCCGACCGGTGAAGAACGCCCATCCGTCGCTGGAGATCGACCTGGCCGAGGCGCGCGCCCACCTGCAGCTCGACGACGTCGACACCGCTCTCGCACTCCTCCGCGATGTCCGTGAGCACCATGGTGATTCGTGGCGGGTGGAGTGGTACATGGGCATCTGCGCGCTGATGAACGACGAACCCGAACTGGCCTACGAACGCTTCGACGAGGTGCTGGGCGCGATGCCCGGCGAGGTCGCTCCGAAACTCGCGGTCGCCGGTACCGCCGAACTGATCGGGCGATGGCTGGCCGACGAGAACGGGTCGGGGAAGTCGGCCGACAAGATCGCCCGACTGTACGACGTCGCGCAACACCACTACCACGATCTGTGGCTCACCGATCACAGCATCGTGACCGCCGCCTTCGGACTGGCCCGCCTCGCCGTGGCGGCCGGCGACTACGACGCCGCGATCCGTCCCCTCGACGAAGTGCCTGCCACCAGTAGGCATTTCAACACCGCCCGGGCGACGGCGATCATCGCCCTCGTGCACGGCCGGCCCACCTCGCAGGTCACCCGCAACCAGATCGTCGAGGCCGCACGACGACTCGAGCAGATCCCCGACACCGAACCCCGGAAGTCGCGGATGCTGCTGATCGTGCTCGGCACCGCGCTCGGTTGGATTCATGACAACCCGCAGGAGGAGGACTCGGACAAGGAACCCTCGACCCTGCTCGGGTTCCCCTTCACCGAGTACGGAATCCGCACCGGCACCGAGAGATCCCTGCGCCAGCTGGCCCGTCAGACGCGCAACAACCGCGAACACCGGTTCATGCTGGTCGATCTCGCGAACTACGTGCGGCCGAACACGTTGTTCTAG
- the thiO gene encoding glycine oxidase ThiO, with protein sequence MSDTPARFDRALTVVGGGVIGLTCALAAADAGWQVLVVDAGHDERASWVAGGMLGSLGEGHPGEEAALALSVESVRRWPTLVKRLDDTAIVTATDSLFVAGSAADAEYLRHLADFVWATQPRTDATLSTVTGREIRSLEPSLSSRLVGGYRAVGEWSIDNRRLLATLRSAGAAAGVRFTDARVESLAVARELAGPRDQILLAAGLGTAALLPDVPLHAAKGEILRLRRTRWSVPTPGHVVRARLHGRAVYLVPREDGIVIGATQYEAGDFGDRNPQAGGVADLLNDAIEVMPGLRTYELTEVGVGLRPCTADGLPIVERIDDRTVVATGHGRNGIVLAPGTADKVLGILEGASA encoded by the coding sequence TTGAGTGATACCCCAGCACGATTCGATCGTGCGCTCACCGTCGTCGGCGGTGGCGTCATTGGTCTGACCTGTGCGCTCGCTGCGGCCGATGCCGGTTGGCAGGTGCTCGTCGTCGACGCCGGTCACGACGAGCGTGCCTCGTGGGTTGCCGGCGGCATGCTCGGCTCGCTGGGCGAGGGCCATCCGGGGGAGGAGGCCGCACTCGCGCTGTCGGTCGAATCGGTGCGGCGCTGGCCGACTCTGGTGAAACGGCTCGACGACACCGCGATCGTGACGGCCACCGACTCCCTGTTCGTCGCCGGTTCGGCGGCCGACGCCGAGTATCTGCGCCACCTCGCAGATTTCGTCTGGGCCACCCAGCCGCGGACCGATGCCACCCTCAGCACGGTGACGGGTCGTGAGATCCGTTCGCTGGAGCCATCGCTGAGTTCGCGACTCGTCGGCGGGTACCGGGCGGTCGGGGAGTGGTCCATCGACAACCGGCGGCTGCTGGCGACCCTGCGCAGCGCCGGGGCCGCGGCCGGGGTGCGGTTCACGGATGCGCGAGTGGAAAGCCTTGCCGTCGCGCGTGAACTCGCCGGCCCCCGCGACCAGATCCTCCTCGCCGCCGGGCTCGGCACCGCGGCATTGCTCCCCGACGTACCGCTCCACGCGGCGAAGGGGGAGATCCTCCGACTGCGCCGGACCCGGTGGTCGGTCCCGACGCCCGGACACGTGGTCCGTGCCCGACTCCACGGCCGGGCTGTGTACCTGGTTCCGCGAGAGGACGGGATCGTAATCGGCGCAACACAATACGAGGCCGGGGACTTCGGAGACCGCAACCCGCAGGCGGGTGGCGTGGCCGATCTGCTCAACGACGCGATCGAGGTCATGCCCGGGCTGCGCACCTACGAACTGACCGAGGTGGGCGTCGGACTGCGTCCGTGCACCGCCGACGGCCTGCCGATCGTGGAGCGTATCGACGACCGGACGGTGGTCGCGACCGGCCACGGCCGCAACGGCATCGTCCTCGCACCGGGCACGGCGGACAAGGTGCTCGGGATTCTGGAAGGAGCGTCAGCGTGA
- the thiE gene encoding thiamine phosphate synthase has translation MTTASEPRRRLDSARLYLCTDARRERGDLLEFVDAALAGGVGIVQLRDKGSAGEKKFGTLEAREELEILAALRGVVDAHSALLAVNDRADIAALSGADVLHVGQGDLPPHVARGIVGPDTIIGASTHDPEQATAAAADPDVDYFCVGPCWTTPTKPGRSAAGLDLVTTTAEASPDKPWFAIGGIDAPRVPEVTAAGARRIVVVRAITAAADPAAAAADLLGRL, from the coding sequence GTGACGACTGCTTCCGAACCGCGCCGCCGCCTGGATTCCGCCCGGCTCTACCTGTGCACCGACGCACGTCGCGAGCGCGGCGACCTGCTCGAGTTCGTCGACGCGGCCCTCGCCGGCGGCGTCGGCATCGTGCAACTACGAGACAAGGGGTCGGCGGGCGAGAAGAAGTTCGGCACGCTCGAGGCGCGTGAAGAACTCGAGATCCTCGCCGCACTGCGGGGCGTCGTCGACGCCCACAGCGCACTGCTCGCGGTCAACGATCGCGCGGACATCGCCGCGCTCTCGGGCGCCGACGTCCTCCACGTCGGACAGGGCGACCTCCCGCCGCACGTGGCGCGTGGGATCGTCGGACCCGACACGATCATCGGGGCGTCGACCCACGATCCCGAGCAGGCCACCGCTGCCGCCGCCGACCCCGACGTCGACTACTTCTGCGTCGGTCCGTGCTGGACCACCCCCACCAAGCCGGGTCGTAGTGCCGCCGGCCTCGACCTGGTGACGACGACCGCCGAGGCCTCCCCCGACAAGCCGTGGTTCGCCATCGGCGGCATCGACGCCCCACGGGTGCCGGAGGTGACCGCCGCGGGTGCCCGCCGGATCGTCGTGGTGCGGGCGATCACCGCCGCTGCCGATCCCGCGGCCGCGGCTGCGGACCTTCTCGGCCGGCTGTAG
- a CDS encoding nuclear transport factor 2 family protein: MSDHSDDVREIENLKYRYLRALDTKDWTAFASTLTEDVTGNYGASLSFGNRDELVGYMEANVGPAVITEHRVNHPEIEVSGDTASGRWYLQDRVIVTEFSFMLIGAAFYEDTYRRTEDGWRISSTGYDRTYEATIGLADLPSFKLAVGPAVRI, encoded by the coding sequence GTGAGCGATCACAGCGATGACGTGCGCGAGATCGAGAACCTCAAGTACCGCTACCTGAGAGCACTCGACACCAAGGACTGGACGGCATTCGCGTCGACACTCACCGAGGATGTGACCGGAAACTACGGCGCGAGCCTGTCTTTCGGCAACCGCGACGAGCTCGTCGGATATATGGAGGCCAACGTCGGCCCCGCGGTCATCACCGAGCACCGCGTGAACCACCCCGAGATCGAGGTCTCCGGTGACACCGCCAGCGGCCGTTGGTATCTGCAGGACCGAGTGATCGTCACCGAGTTCTCGTTCATGCTGATCGGGGCCGCCTTCTACGAGGACACCTATCGCCGGACCGAGGACGGCTGGCGCATCAGTTCCACCGGCTACGACCGCACCTACGAGGCCACCATCGGGCTCGCCGACCTGCCGAGCTTCAAGCTCGCGGTCGGTCCCGCGGTACGCATCTGA
- a CDS encoding glutamate ABC transporter substrate-binding protein, giving the protein MTLSRLHLPGPARSRRPMIVAVLLLVALVATGCVRFPAPEAPPPTATAGPLVLPGVQTDVPVEPPPSSEACNATLTLRPPAQMPAPGRMPPNSTMAGIFERGRLIVGLDIGSNLFSFRDPISGDIQGFDVDIAREIAAAIFGDPNRVEFQVLSSAQRIDALRDKTVDVVIKTMSITCDRLRDISFSAPYYVASQRILSFRNSNIVGPSQLADKRVCAARGTTSIGRMQSIQPRVRIVSTTTWADCLVLMQQGQVDAVTSDDAILAGLAAQDPWVRVVGPSLGEEFYGVGIPKGEDDMIRFVNGVLERIRASGRWQQIRDRWLTILDTGFGAPQPYYRD; this is encoded by the coding sequence ATGACCCTCTCCCGACTCCACCTTCCCGGCCCCGCCCGCTCGCGACGGCCGATGATCGTCGCGGTCCTCCTACTCGTGGCCCTGGTCGCCACGGGCTGTGTCCGGTTTCCCGCCCCGGAGGCACCGCCTCCGACCGCGACCGCCGGGCCACTGGTGTTGCCCGGCGTCCAGACCGACGTGCCGGTCGAACCGCCGCCGAGTTCGGAGGCGTGCAACGCGACCCTCACTCTGCGCCCACCCGCCCAGATGCCCGCTCCCGGACGCATGCCGCCGAACTCGACGATGGCCGGCATCTTCGAACGCGGCCGGCTCATCGTCGGACTCGACATCGGTTCCAACCTGTTCAGCTTCCGCGACCCCATCTCCGGCGACATCCAGGGTTTCGACGTCGACATCGCCCGTGAGATCGCGGCAGCGATCTTCGGCGACCCGAACCGCGTCGAGTTCCAGGTGCTCAGCTCCGCGCAACGCATCGACGCGTTGCGCGACAAGACCGTCGACGTCGTCATCAAGACGATGAGCATCACCTGCGACCGACTCCGCGACATCTCCTTCTCGGCCCCGTATTACGTGGCGTCGCAACGCATCCTGTCGTTCCGCAACTCGAACATCGTCGGACCCTCGCAGCTCGCCGACAAGCGGGTCTGCGCCGCACGCGGCACCACCTCGATCGGTCGGATGCAATCCATCCAGCCGCGGGTGCGCATCGTCAGCACCACCACCTGGGCCGACTGCCTCGTGCTCATGCAGCAGGGCCAGGTCGACGCGGTCACCAGCGACGACGCCATCCTCGCCGGGCTCGCCGCACAGGACCCGTGGGTCCGGGTCGTCGGCCCGAGCCTCGGTGAGGAGTTCTACGGCGTAGGCATCCCGAAGGGCGAGGACGACATGATCCGCTTCGTCAACGGGGTCCTCGAGCGCATCCGCGCGAGCGGCCGCTGGCAGCAGATCCGCGATCGCTGGCTCACCATCCTCGACACTGGATTCGGCGCACCGCAGCCGTACTACCGGGACTGA
- a CDS encoding NUDIX hydrolase, producing MRGDGDGWVIDPDGSRYWGVHGAAGLLLRAPLVDGATGVLLQHRAAWSHQGGTWALPGGARDSHEGAIDTAMREAEEEAGIDSTELRVVAAVVTHESPGGWTYTTVIAETDAPVRTVANFESTELRWVEEQHVDQLPLHPAFGRAWPTLRERIAALDPQG from the coding sequence GTGCGCGGAGACGGCGACGGCTGGGTGATCGATCCCGACGGTTCACGGTACTGGGGTGTTCACGGCGCGGCGGGTCTGCTGCTCCGGGCTCCGCTGGTCGACGGCGCGACAGGCGTTCTGCTCCAGCATCGCGCCGCGTGGTCCCATCAGGGCGGGACCTGGGCCCTGCCCGGAGGTGCGCGGGATTCCCATGAGGGCGCCATCGACACCGCGATGCGGGAAGCCGAGGAGGAAGCCGGCATCGACAGCACCGAGCTACGGGTCGTCGCCGCCGTCGTCACCCACGAGTCACCGGGCGGCTGGACCTACACGACGGTCATCGCCGAGACCGACGCGCCGGTGCGCACGGTCGCCAACTTCGAGTCGACGGAACTGCGCTGGGTCGAAGAGCAGCACGTCGATCAGCTCCCGCTGCATCCGGCGTTCGGCCGCGCCTGGCCCACGCTGCGCGAGCGCATCGCCGCACTCGACCCGCAGGGCTAG
- a CDS encoding ABC transporter ATP-binding protein, protein MLRVTNLTKDFGSQRAVDDLTFEVGPGRVTGFLGPNGAGKSTTMRMMLGLDRPTSGTATINGVPYRDLDHPLRQVGALLDAHWVHPNRSARSHLRWLAASNRIPRSRVDEVLEIVGLESVARKHAGGFSLGMSQRLGLAGALLGDPHTLLFDEPVNGLDPEGIVWIRGFMRQLAAEGRTVLVSSHLLTEMSLTADHLVVIGRGRLIADCSVGEFTGRARQSVRVRGPELEKLHSALEAAGLAPAPGAPDAAGRPVMRVPDTTTDRVGDIAAAAGVTLHELAAESASLEEVFMSMTAHVVDYHGGDGFRSVEPEPGVQGGQGTAGGSRR, encoded by the coding sequence GTGTTGCGGGTAACGAATCTGACGAAGGATTTCGGGAGTCAGCGCGCCGTCGACGACCTCACCTTCGAGGTGGGGCCGGGGCGGGTCACCGGCTTCCTGGGGCCCAACGGTGCCGGCAAATCGACGACGATGCGCATGATGCTCGGACTCGACCGCCCGACGTCGGGGACCGCGACGATCAACGGCGTGCCCTACCGCGATCTCGACCATCCGTTGCGCCAGGTCGGCGCACTGCTCGACGCACACTGGGTGCATCCCAATCGGAGTGCGCGTTCGCATCTGCGTTGGCTCGCGGCGAGCAACCGGATTCCCAGGTCTCGGGTGGACGAGGTACTCGAGATCGTCGGGCTGGAATCGGTGGCCCGGAAGCACGCCGGCGGGTTCTCGCTGGGTATGTCGCAGCGGCTGGGGCTCGCGGGTGCGCTGCTCGGCGATCCGCACACCCTGTTGTTCGACGAGCCGGTCAACGGCCTGGATCCCGAGGGGATCGTGTGGATTCGGGGTTTCATGCGGCAGTTGGCCGCCGAGGGCCGCACCGTACTCGTCTCCAGTCATCTGCTGACCGAGATGTCCCTCACCGCAGACCATCTCGTGGTCATCGGCCGGGGACGTCTGATCGCGGACTGCTCGGTCGGCGAGTTCACCGGCCGGGCCCGGCAGTCGGTGCGGGTCCGCGGACCCGAACTCGAGAAACTGCACTCCGCACTGGAAGCGGCCGGCCTCGCACCGGCGCCCGGTGCACCCGATGCCGCGGGACGGCCGGTGATGCGGGTACCCGACACGACGACCGACCGCGTCGGGGACATCGCCGCCGCGGCCGGCGTGACGCTGCACGAGCTTGCCGCCGAATCGGCCTCGCTGGAAGAGGTGTTCATGTCGATGACCGCACACGTCGTCGACTATCACGGGGGCGACGGCTTCCGGTCCGTCGAACCCGAACCGGGAGTTCAGGGCGGTCAGGGCACCGCGGGAGGGAGTCGACGATGA
- a CDS encoding phosphoribosyltransferase has product MSGRVFPDRVAAGRALGTRVAEVLQARDDTRSARPVVIGLARGGVPVARGVADATNGDLDALVVRKIGAPGHEEFAMGALTAGHLVVNDDIPRRLGVSRAEFDAVADRERRILHDREELYRGGRPPVEVEDRVVVLVDDGLATGSTMAVAVDAMDAAGAARLIVAVPTAPSDSVGRLIDRGVDEVVVLTTPEPFEAVGLSYDDFSQVEDDEVIACLDRDHRP; this is encoded by the coding sequence ATGTCCGGCCGCGTCTTCCCCGATCGGGTCGCGGCGGGACGTGCCCTCGGCACGCGGGTGGCCGAGGTCCTGCAGGCCCGGGACGATACGCGTTCGGCGAGACCGGTGGTCATCGGACTTGCCCGCGGCGGCGTGCCCGTGGCACGAGGGGTGGCCGATGCGACGAACGGCGATCTCGACGCCCTCGTCGTGCGCAAGATCGGTGCACCGGGACACGAGGAGTTCGCGATGGGCGCACTCACCGCCGGTCATCTCGTGGTCAACGACGACATACCCCGCCGATTGGGTGTCTCGCGCGCCGAGTTCGACGCCGTCGCCGACCGGGAACGTCGCATCCTGCACGATCGTGAGGAGCTCTACCGCGGCGGACGTCCGCCGGTCGAGGTCGAGGACCGCGTCGTGGTGCTGGTCGACGACGGCCTCGCCACCGGCTCGACGATGGCGGTGGCCGTCGACGCGATGGATGCGGCTGGTGCGGCACGGTTGATCGTGGCCGTGCCCACGGCACCATCGGATTCGGTGGGCCGGCTCATCGATCGCGGCGTCGACGAGGTCGTCGTGCTGACGACGCCCGAACCCTTCGAGGCCGTCGGACTCTCCTACGACGATTTCAGTCAGGTAGAGGACGACGAGGTGATCGCGTGTCTGGATCGCGATCACCGTCCTTGA
- the thiS gene encoding sulfur carrier protein ThiS, with protein MTITVNGEDLDVGDDESVKDVVTRLGLPDRGIAVAVDGTVVPRGRWSAHTMTSGAVVEIVTAVQGG; from the coding sequence GTGACCATCACCGTGAACGGAGAGGACCTCGATGTCGGCGACGACGAGTCGGTGAAGGATGTCGTGACCCGGCTCGGCCTGCCGGACCGCGGGATCGCGGTCGCCGTCGACGGCACGGTCGTACCGCGCGGACGCTGGTCGGCACACACGATGACCTCGGGAGCGGTCGTGGAGATCGTCACGGCGGTGCAAGGTGGCTGA